A single window of Fischerella sp. PCC 9605 DNA harbors:
- a CDS encoding LamG-like jellyroll fold domain-containing protein: protein MQPQWDNYLQTYTNKAYQYTTLVEHTGVLISFAMDSVRRIYYTVLDQQNDPQPIDARNWSPSPQELIFPNEITQVGFGILPNKVLPTVRSNDQPAINPSEIDLFRSTTARLTADAPFQVLSDGQYIYLFRQSIDGNNPDNVTVINSDNQTPIPIVNQTLLVDRFILSGTQLKTAREVRYRRSRHKIIKSGAKDTLGATDMNNRPFYEPTMELDFIRNLVDGQFTVLQVPTSIPDIKRWQIFVHNQLTDRIDAYNIERSADGFFNTQGTESPDAFEKMGYAETALRLDADTYIAGKAQVLNKKEFNISAWIKPETTGVIYSEGTPEAVFQISLVETQLNTDGQVVPGYGVQVTANSKTVTSAANVIKIGQWNHISISVAPAPDAINPPANSGVVKIQVGDAVVNGDGEENQYLLFPTTSEATTYMVVGRNVGSLYGGSQSASPIVATVDELSIWERERSEIEVTKTKKFRKAGNEPGLLTYWQFDEGNGTTVYDRTDALNNGSIQGQPQWVQSDAPVGDNPGIQRTSFGFGDRTVAGKGISALLYYQQEELPSGHNGTPAPVKQNARVMVAVATASENDDKKKIAVLDFAVSKRGRLSQIPDNIRLPLIETKTKDPNTFINQIIQLEQTDILNTQREIASLNQQISTQQATIQRLIRDRTNREQLKANLENGKGVTGYSQPGFTGVSQRLGIGEHPTLRIAINSVKPDPGLYILLYEQPNFQGSSRAQYEDENRLGSTYFLSNYMSAKVLPTSSFQYQLNLYNSEIANINQQITNIQTVIIPNLNKQLTAQTEHLQNLQAQLADLRAQLQGKFAFPMQLIHIDSNGFNLVGGLLDFAWTNDAPQLFESANGMLRLYFRGSADQFFAVTYDTNVARASISLSNSVELRERSPGLGRSEIKVVMGSDANPDGTTVNITDGADANTCSVTLENSLLKITETWERVPRSPMGLARVLSGKARDVVYLGRLGADVTGTVDTITLAEPVSQRYEQGATLVIGEGTIALRKAIAPGDKEITIAKTTFTDTLPAGTTINLIEYDYDRYSNFSNTGTLMNAPYNLKYGSVLVEVAGVTNAGNIENLATRPLTGLSQPNTWITNTPGNALQIRNGHLSGDATELSHQGDISLEAWIRPDKEISRNVTWIVSQNSPTSRYCLGVQGQPVNSALQFNGQSDYIQAANINLANQSFTVEFWAKRDSASLNAFFSAVLTQGKPTNNNQLHFGFRQNGVFSFAFYGNDLNTPTGVANDTNWHHWACTFDAQSRKRIIYRDGTLVAEDTATAAYQGTGALLIATIENPTKQFYFQGAIDEIRIWGKVRSQAEINNTRDCRLNGNESGLRAYYHFEDRTASDRTGNTANDGQIFGTLPRVESGLTAYNVVAGVRNRYVTTTEPMWTNSWEHIAATYAEAYALRFNGVNSYLDCGNQVSLGVDNQLTIELTVTLPAVDRAFYPLLQKGRIGRDNPELTCWLYLRRDSASSYSLCFGYEDNQSQPHLVIASVNAPTPGTPVNIAVTGRQSDNGYTINLYWNGELRKTELVAGSGKPVTNLQPLEVGKCDGIPQGTTIANGYPRYLLGTISALRVWNRALARNELHQSNSDRDKLAGEWRFNEGSGNTTANLIGNNEARIIGATWVPDPSPTSTKLEVYINGMPAQIAPRSAIALPDNQFTLGRDFRGAIDEVRIWKQFRTQEQILDNLFGQLKGERENLLAYYEFESDPTTAGKVTTVNDSSLRGNHLTASNDADIQHTFSQAPLSDEIPLVRNALGSVSNRYQTNITSRPAIAEYADIQTANDGEIRGVHKRCYCFVQNGHWYLLTGYKLGNLITEWISQVQFAPQIKGFIEGAPPVPSKNLTAGPIDDSLRDYVDTTSVEFVEADSVSYTLSASKDSSFNSSFEGSLSLTLEQSIETVIAPFGGGITIELASGGTKIGQSVKLDTELKWSSNQQQSNKTNVSKMTTVGLGGAWEDSDINRRLNKAMARRYQPSNVGFALVESETADVYAIRLAHNRALVAFRMVPNPDIPKDTNIIPFPINPRYTKQGTLDGAVGYDQNGKVLDPDYPEATTYGEYSYFKPSEAYALRQRIQAEETRLRTYYEDFRTTPPGATGVLAGGVSGAIAGLAGGGPIVAAAGVAIGGLVDALTSNNDLPEQYSKRNLVNSYVWTADGGLYAESTETTDVQQESTSGAYSFTGSTTTSASGSFGLFGAEFDFEVKGSFGGSLNLTKAKTKEASQSFRINLKNNTQGDLQRFRLDERGNLVRDEAGRPIREYDANGNPLDAPGKVNAYRFLSFYLTPDTQNYDAFFNNVVDPIWLEENNSPNAQALRQARQPQGGPACWRIFHRVTFVSRILPEFPDPTAPPLDRAIQNTDLSSSYELIKLIEPFVRNATANAGEFDAAVRNAIHVYLPELSESLTQEVVLALANYFDVEGVN from the coding sequence ATGCAGCCACAATGGGATAACTATTTACAGACATACACTAACAAAGCTTATCAGTATACAACTCTGGTCGAGCATACAGGGGTATTGATATCCTTTGCAATGGACAGCGTTCGCCGCATCTATTACACTGTTCTTGACCAACAAAATGACCCCCAACCCATTGATGCCAGAAATTGGTCGCCTTCACCCCAAGAATTGATTTTTCCCAACGAAATTACTCAAGTTGGGTTTGGTATTCTTCCCAATAAAGTTTTACCAACTGTCAGAAGCAACGATCAACCTGCTATTAACCCTTCAGAAATCGATTTATTTCGTTCAACAACCGCAAGGCTAACAGCAGACGCACCGTTTCAAGTATTGAGTGACGGACAATATATTTACCTTTTCCGTCAGTCTATCGATGGCAATAATCCTGATAATGTTACTGTCATAAATTCAGATAATCAAACACCAATTCCGATTGTTAACCAAACTCTCTTAGTAGATAGATTTATTCTCTCCGGTACGCAACTCAAAACAGCTAGAGAAGTTCGTTATCGTCGCAGTCGCCATAAAATTATTAAGAGTGGTGCTAAAGATACTTTAGGCGCTACAGATATGAATAATCGTCCATTTTATGAGCCAACTATGGAGTTAGATTTTATCCGTAATTTGGTTGATGGACAGTTTACAGTTTTGCAAGTCCCAACGAGTATTCCTGACATTAAACGTTGGCAGATATTTGTCCATAATCAACTGACTGACAGAATTGATGCTTACAATATCGAACGTTCTGCTGATGGATTTTTTAACACTCAAGGTACAGAAAGTCCAGATGCATTTGAGAAGATGGGTTATGCAGAAACAGCGTTAAGGCTGGATGCTGATACCTATATTGCAGGTAAAGCGCAAGTCCTCAACAAAAAAGAGTTTAATATTTCTGCTTGGATTAAACCAGAAACTACTGGTGTGATTTACTCAGAAGGAACACCAGAAGCAGTTTTCCAAATCAGCTTGGTAGAAACTCAGTTAAATACTGATGGACAAGTTGTTCCTGGTTATGGGGTGCAGGTAACTGCTAACTCCAAGACAGTCACCTCTGCTGCTAATGTCATCAAAATTGGGCAATGGAACCATATTAGTATTTCTGTTGCCCCAGCTCCAGATGCCATAAATCCACCCGCAAATTCTGGTGTAGTGAAAATTCAGGTTGGTGATGCGGTTGTTAATGGTGATGGGGAGGAGAATCAATATTTATTGTTTCCCACGACTTCCGAGGCGACAACTTACATGGTTGTGGGGAGAAATGTCGGTTCGCTGTACGGTGGATCGCAATCCGCCTCGCCTATTGTTGCAACTGTTGATGAATTATCGATTTGGGAACGGGAACGTTCCGAAATTGAAGTTACCAAAACTAAAAAGTTTCGCAAGGCGGGGAATGAACCAGGTTTACTTACCTATTGGCAGTTTGACGAAGGAAACGGCACAACTGTTTACGATCGCACAGACGCGCTGAACAATGGTAGTATCCAGGGACAACCGCAGTGGGTGCAATCTGACGCACCTGTGGGCGATAACCCGGGTATCCAACGAACGAGTTTTGGATTTGGCGATCGCACTGTTGCAGGTAAAGGTATCTCTGCTTTGCTGTATTATCAGCAAGAAGAACTACCTTCGGGACATAATGGCACACCTGCACCCGTCAAGCAAAATGCCCGTGTGATGGTGGCGGTAGCAACAGCAAGTGAAAACGATGATAAGAAGAAAATTGCCGTCCTTGACTTTGCTGTTAGTAAACGAGGTCGTTTGTCGCAGATTCCCGATAATATTCGTCTCCCGTTAATAGAAACCAAGACAAAAGATCCGAATACCTTTATTAACCAAATCATTCAATTAGAACAAACAGACATCCTCAATACACAACGGGAAATTGCATCTCTCAATCAACAAATTTCTACTCAACAAGCAACAATCCAAAGACTGATTAGAGATAGGACAAATAGAGAACAACTTAAAGCAAATCTAGAAAATGGTAAAGGCGTTACAGGATATTCTCAGCCTGGATTTACAGGTGTTAGTCAGAGGTTAGGGATAGGTGAACATCCGACTTTGCGGATTGCAATTAACTCCGTGAAACCAGATCCAGGTTTGTATATCCTCCTGTATGAACAACCAAACTTCCAAGGATCTTCCCGCGCCCAATATGAGGACGAAAATAGATTAGGTAGCACTTATTTTCTGAGTAATTACATGAGTGCGAAGGTGCTGCCTACTTCGAGTTTCCAGTATCAACTGAATTTATACAACTCAGAAATTGCCAACATCAACCAACAAATCACCAACATTCAAACGGTAATTATTCCCAACTTAAATAAGCAGCTAACAGCACAAACAGAACATCTGCAAAACTTACAAGCACAACTGGCTGATTTACGCGCCCAACTGCAAGGTAAGTTTGCTTTTCCCATGCAGTTAATCCATATTGACTCCAATGGTTTTAATCTGGTGGGTGGACTGCTAGATTTTGCTTGGACAAATGATGCACCGCAACTATTTGAAAGTGCAAATGGAATGCTGCGGTTGTATTTCCGGGGTAGTGCAGATCAGTTTTTTGCTGTCACCTACGACACCAATGTTGCCCGTGCTAGCATTTCACTTTCTAATAGCGTGGAACTGCGCGAACGTTCTCCAGGACTGGGACGCAGCGAAATAAAAGTGGTTATGGGCAGTGATGCCAATCCCGACGGCACTACTGTCAATATTACCGATGGGGCAGATGCCAATACTTGCAGTGTCACCCTAGAAAATAGCTTGCTGAAAATTACAGAAACTTGGGAACGAGTCCCCCGCAGTCCGATGGGATTGGCACGGGTGTTGAGTGGAAAAGCGCGGGATGTCGTATATCTCGGTCGTTTGGGTGCAGATGTGACGGGTACGGTTGATACAATTACCCTAGCGGAACCTGTGAGTCAACGTTACGAACAGGGTGCAACGCTGGTGATTGGCGAAGGAACTATTGCCTTAAGGAAAGCGATCGCACCTGGCGATAAAGAAATTACCATTGCCAAAACTACCTTTACAGATACCTTGCCTGCTGGTACAACCATCAACTTGATTGAGTACGATTATGACCGTTACAGCAACTTCAGCAATACAGGCACTCTCATGAATGCCCCTTATAATCTCAAATACGGTTCTGTTCTGGTAGAAGTCGCTGGAGTAACAAACGCAGGTAATATTGAAAATCTCGCTACTCGTCCCCTTACCGGATTATCTCAGCCCAACACTTGGATTACCAACACCCCAGGCAATGCCCTGCAAATTCGGAATGGACATTTAAGCGGCGATGCTACCGAGTTATCACACCAAGGCGACATTTCCCTAGAAGCTTGGATTCGTCCCGACAAGGAAATTTCTCGTAACGTTACTTGGATTGTCTCTCAAAATTCTCCCACATCTAGGTATTGTTTGGGGGTTCAAGGACAGCCTGTAAATTCTGCCCTGCAATTTAACGGACAGAGTGATTATATCCAAGCCGCTAACATTAACTTGGCGAATCAATCCTTCACAGTCGAATTTTGGGCAAAACGAGATTCCGCCAGCCTTAATGCTTTCTTCTCAGCAGTTCTCACCCAAGGAAAACCCACCAATAATAACCAACTGCACTTCGGTTTCCGCCAGAATGGAGTCTTTAGCTTTGCCTTTTATGGCAACGATTTAAATACACCGACTGGTGTTGCGAATGATACTAATTGGCATCACTGGGCTTGTACTTTTGATGCCCAAAGCCGCAAGCGCATCATTTACAGAGATGGGACGCTTGTTGCTGAAGATACAGCCACAGCAGCTTACCAAGGTACAGGGGCATTACTCATTGCTACAATTGAGAATCCCACAAAACAGTTCTATTTCCAAGGTGCAATTGATGAAATTCGGATTTGGGGAAAAGTACGTAGCCAAGCTGAGATTAATAATACTAGAGATTGCCGTTTAAATGGTAATGAATCAGGACTGCGGGCTTATTATCATTTTGAAGATAGAACAGCAAGCGATCGCACTGGTAACACCGCCAATGATGGGCAAATTTTCGGCACTCTCCCTAGAGTAGAATCAGGGCTGACAGCCTACAACGTTGTAGCAGGGGTAAGAAACCGCTACGTCACCACCACTGAACCAATGTGGACAAATTCTTGGGAACACATCGCAGCTACCTACGCCGAAGCTTATGCCCTGCGATTCAATGGTGTAAATAGTTACCTCGATTGTGGCAATCAAGTTTCCTTGGGGGTAGATAATCAACTCACTATTGAACTTACCGTAACTTTACCTGCTGTAGATCGGGCGTTCTACCCGTTGTTACAAAAAGGCAGAATTGGCAGAGACAACCCCGAACTCACCTGTTGGCTATACCTCAGACGGGATTCTGCTTCTAGCTATAGCCTGTGTTTTGGTTACGAAGATAATCAATCACAGCCACACCTTGTTATCGCCTCTGTCAACGCACCTACGCCTGGTACTCCTGTGAACATCGCCGTTACAGGCAGGCAGAGTGATAACGGTTACACAATTAACCTGTACTGGAACGGAGAATTACGGAAAACTGAACTCGTTGCTGGTAGCGGTAAACCAGTCACCAATTTACAACCCCTAGAAGTTGGTAAGTGTGATGGTATACCCCAAGGGACAACAATTGCCAATGGTTATCCTCGCTATCTGTTGGGAACCATCAGCGCCTTGCGTGTGTGGAACCGGGCTTTAGCTAGGAACGAATTGCACCAAAGCAACAGCGATCGCGATAAATTAGCGGGTGAGTGGCGATTTAATGAAGGTTCAGGTAACACTACTGCCAATTTAATTGGCAACAATGAAGCCAGAATCATCGGTGCAACCTGGGTTCCTGACCCTTCACCAACATCTACCAAACTTGAAGTATACATCAACGGTATGCCGGCACAGATTGCCCCAAGAAGTGCGATCGCCCTCCCAGACAATCAGTTTACCTTGGGTCGAGATTTCCGGGGAGCAATTGATGAAGTCCGCATCTGGAAACAGTTCCGCACCCAAGAGCAAATTCTCGACAACCTATTTGGACAACTCAAGGGCGAACGGGAAAACCTGCTGGCTTACTACGAATTTGAATCCGATCCCACAACCGCAGGTAAAGTCACTACCGTCAATGACAGCAGCCTGCGGGGGAATCACCTCACTGCTAGCAATGATGCTGATATTCAGCATACCTTCTCCCAAGCGCCACTGTCTGATGAAATTCCCCTAGTCAGGAATGCACTGGGTAGTGTAAGTAACAGATACCAAACTAATATTACTAGCCGTCCGGCGATCGCTGAATACGCAGACATCCAAACCGCCAACGATGGCGAAATTAGGGGAGTTCACAAACGCTGTTACTGTTTTGTCCAAAATGGTCATTGGTATCTATTGACAGGCTATAAACTCGGTAATCTCATCACCGAATGGATTAGTCAAGTACAATTTGCACCACAAATCAAAGGTTTCATCGAAGGTGCGCCCCCTGTTCCTTCCAAAAACCTTACCGCCGGGCCAATTGACGATTCTTTGCGTGACTATGTTGATACCACTTCTGTGGAATTTGTCGAAGCTGATAGCGTTTCCTATACTCTATCCGCCAGCAAAGATAGCAGCTTCAACTCTTCGTTTGAGGGTTCCTTATCCCTAACACTAGAGCAAAGTATTGAAACAGTCATCGCTCCTTTTGGTGGCGGGATTACTATCGAACTAGCTTCTGGTGGGACTAAAATCGGTCAGTCAGTCAAATTAGACACAGAGTTGAAATGGTCGAGCAATCAGCAACAAAGTAACAAAACCAATGTCAGTAAAATGACTACAGTGGGATTAGGTGGTGCTTGGGAAGACTCAGATATCAACAGACGGCTAAACAAAGCTATGGCTCGCCGTTACCAACCATCGAATGTAGGATTTGCTCTGGTAGAATCAGAAACTGCTGATGTGTATGCTATTCGTTTGGCGCATAATCGTGCTTTAGTTGCCTTCCGGATGGTTCCCAATCCCGATATTCCCAAGGATACCAATATTATCCCCTTCCCCATCAACCCCCGCTACACCAAACAAGGCACACTCGATGGTGCTGTAGGATACGACCAAAACGGCAAGGTATTAGATCCGGATTATCCCGAAGCTACTACCTACGGCGAGTACAGTTACTTCAAACCCAGCGAAGCTTACGCCTTACGTCAACGTATCCAAGCCGAAGAAACTCGCTTGCGTACCTACTATGAGGACTTCCGCACCACACCCCCCGGTGCTACAGGTGTTCTAGCTGGCGGAGTGAGTGGGGCGATCGCCGGATTAGCAGGTGGTGGGCCGATTGTTGCAGCTGCTGGAGTGGCGATCGGTGGTTTAGTCGATGCTTTGACTTCCAACAACGATTTACCAGAACAATATAGTAAACGTAACTTAGTCAACAGCTATGTCTGGACAGCCGATGGTGGACTCTATGCTGAGTCTACAGAAACAACGGATGTGCAACAAGAAAGCACCAGTGGAGCCTACAGTTTTACAGGTAGTACAACCACCAGTGCTTCCGGTTCCTTTGGATTGTTTGGTGCAGAATTTGATTTTGAGGTGAAAGGGTCTTTTGGTGGTAGCCTCAACCTCACCAAAGCCAAAACAAAGGAAGCCAGCCAATCTTTTAGAATCAACCTGAAAAACAACACCCAAGGCGATTTACAGAGATTTAGGCTGGATGAGCGGGGTAACTTGGTGCGGGATGAAGCCGGTCGTCCCATACGGGAATACGATGCGAATGGCAATCCTTTGGATGCTCCCGGTAAAGTCAACGCTTATCGCTTCTTGAGCTTCTACCTCACCCCAGATACACAGAATTACGACGCTTTCTTTAATAACGTCGTCGATCCCATCTGGTTAGAGGAGAATAATTCTCCCAATGCTCAAGCACTCCGCCAAGCGCGACAACCCCAAGGGGGCCCCGCTTGCTGGCGCATCTTCCACCGCGTCACCTTTGTCAGCCGCATTTTAC